aacatgtttttttacatagaattaagcataatgGAAATGTTTTAAAGTTTGGTTACTAGCTAACTTCCTGTCACGCTGTTGGCATCAGTTGCTGGGACAGCTAATATCTGTCCAGTTATCCTGCTGACCAAGGCAGGGTCTGAGGAGCTGCTTGGCGTAGCAGCTAAGCCTAGCTGCTAGCTAGTTGCCTATCAAGCTAGCTGGGTTTTCTTGAGGGCTAAAACGCAGCCCGCAATGCGGTTAGCCATTGTGGCTGGGACTGCGGATTGACCCGGGCTTGTGGCTGTCTAGATCTCTGctatttgttgttgttatttccaatcttccctgtgacctgccctgtctggaactgcGAGGAGTAACAACGTAACCTAAATGAAGGATAGTTTAAATTAACAAAAAGAGAAAATAGCTGTGCCCAAATACTGGGAGTCAACTACTAAAATAATGGATAACCTGACAGAGAGttccaggacctgaagaacagtttgtagttctcccagggtcagctcgatgaGTTTAAACAGGAGAACGGCAATATGACAGCAAAGTCATTGAGAGTGGACCAATTCTGtatgtgaatccatgataacaatgacaGAGACATCTGATTATCTTGAGGGACAATCAAGGAAGAACAACacggaattgcagaatctccacatgagacctggatggagtctgaggacaaagtgagggaaattATCTCGGAAAAACTGAATATGGGCCACAGGATGATTGAGGTGGAGTGCccccacaggactggaaaacccaccaccggcccaggtgacaggcccaggccgatagtggtcaagttcctgaggttcaacGACAAGGTAGCTGCTATGGAAAcagccaagaacttgagaggaacaTACAGTGCGTCTTTATCAACAATGACTATCCTGAGGCTGTGTGCCAGAAGAGGGATGAActgatcccagccatgaaagctgccagagcacatggggacattgcttacatacactatcaatcaatcaaatgtatttataaagacctttttacatcagcagatgtcacaaagtgctatacagaaacccagcctaaaaccccaaacagcaagcaaggcagatgtagaagcacggtggctaggaaaaactccctaaaaaggcaggaacctaggaagaagccaagagaggaaccaggccctgaggggttgccagtcctcttctggctgtgtcggatGGAGACTTTAGgagtacatggccatttaaggccagattgttcttcaagatgttcaaacattcatagatgaccagcaggatcaAATAATAATCTGTGGttttagagggtgcaacagggctGTATCTCAGGAGTAAATtgcagttggcttttcatagttgagcattcagaggtcgagacagcaggtgtggcagagagagatttgaaaacagcaggtccgggataaggtagcacatccggtgaacaggtcagggttccctagccgcaggcagaacagttgaaactggatcatACTATACTAAaaatcacacaggacaccagataagacaagataattacattaaaaaaatactgtaattactgtaaaaaaaaataacaacagactttcagcatgcttaatgagaagggcactcaacatgtactgcactgacacaaatgactgaggattggttgaaagaaattgataacaagaagattgtgggagctgtccagttagacttcagtgcagcctttgatatatatattttttatgtgttatggcttttcaacctcggccatattgtggattcatacagtggggcaaaaaagtatttagtcagccaccaattgtgcaagttctcccacttaaaaagatgagagaggcctgtaattttcatcataagtacacttcaactatgacagacaaaatgagaaagaaaaatccagaaaatcacattgtaggattttttatgaatttatttgcaaattatggtggaaaataaatatttggtcaatatcAAAAgtttttctcaatactttgttatataccctttgttggcaatgacagaggtcaaacattttctgtaactcttcacgaggttttcacacactgttgctggtattttggcccattcctccatgcagatctcctctagagcagtgatgttttggggctgttgctaggcaacacggactttcaactccaaagatattctatggggttgagatctggagattggctaggccactccaggaccttgaaatgcttcttactaagccactccttcgttgcccgggcggtgtgtttgggatcattgtcatgctgaaagacccagccacgtttcatcttcaatgcccttgctaatggaaggaggttttcactcaaaatctcacgatacatggccccattcattctttcctttacacggatcagtcgtcctggtccctttgcagaaaaacagccccaaagcatgatgtttccacccccatgcttcacagtaggtatggtgttctttggatgcaactcagaattctttgtcctccaaacacgacgagttgagtttttaccaaaaagttatattttggtttcatctgaccatatgacattctcccaatcgtcttctggatcatccaaatgctctctagcaaacttcagacgggcctgggcatgaactggcttaagcagggggacacatctggcactgcaggatttgagtccctggcggcgtagtgtgttactgatggtaggctttgttactttggtcccagctctctgcaggtcattcattaggtccccccgtgtggttctgggatttttgctcaccgttcttgggatcattttgaccccacggggtgagatcttgcgtggagccccagatcgagggagattatcagtggtcttgtatgtcttccatttcctaataattgctcccacagttgatttattcaaaccaagctgctcttacctattgcagatccagtcttcccagcctggcgcaggtctacaattttgtttctggtatcCTTTGACAGctatttggtcttggccatagtggagtttggagtgtgactgtttgaggttgtggacaggtgtcttttatactgataacaagttcaaacaggtgccattaatacaggtaatgagtggaggacagaggagcctcttaaagaagaagttacaggtctgtgagagccagaaatcttgcttgtttgtaggtgaccaaatacttattttacaccataatttgcaaataaattcattcaaaatcctacaatgtgattttctggattttttttctaattttgtctgtcatagttgaagtgtacctatgatgaaaattacaggcctctctcatctttttaagtgggagaacttgcacaattggtggctgactacatactttttgccccactgtagctatctatctaatagaactcagagaTTTTTTAAAGGAAGCTTTTCTAATTCAAACATAATTCAAAAGTGTGGTGTACCgtagggcagctctctaggccttctactcttttctatttttaccaatggcctgccactggcattaaacaaagcatgtgtgtccatgtatgctgatgattcaacatATACaaatcagcaaccacagctaatgtaATCACTTAAACctttaacaaagagttgcagtctgttttagtAATAAACTGTTCCTGAACAtttctaaaactaagagcattgtatttggtgcAAATCATTCCCAAATCAGCCATCGCATGCATTGGGCGAAgctctattgtcaaccaatcatcagggtgtttttgtttgacccacGAGAACATGACCAAAGATGTGAttgaaacaggaaccaactttgTTGCGATTCATGTATGCAGTGAATATGTACAATTGAATGTGATATTTGAGGCTCTCTCTCATCAATTGCTAGTACAACATAAGCACATATATTTACAGTTTGTGAGTGACATGGGTGTTGAAGACATGTCTATTTCGACATTACAAAGAAAAACGTTTGTAACCAATGGCAACGCTGCCATGTTACACTGAGCCTTTGTTGCAAATAAGGTAACGAAGGCAGCTCTGAAGAAGGAGGAGGTAGATGTGGTGGTCCTGTTAGGGGGGGATGGAATATAGGAGCATCATAGTGGAGGGGTTGACCCAGGAGTGGCAACATGAGTGGGAGAGAGTGCAGCAGGGAAGTTATTTTTTTTCTCTATCCAGAATTCTGTGAGGAGGGTCATAGGTATACCTGGGGAGTGAAAGGAGGGATGGGGTTCTGTTGACAAGGCTAAGTTTGGGTCATTGTTAGTGGGTAAACCCCCAGATTGGAAGTGTGAGTTCtggggaggtagagacagtgaAGCATGTCCTGTTGCAGGCGGTATGCTGAGGATGGGATCACTTTTTCTCTGTTAGTTGGCTGAGTTATAAACACATTTTCGCTTGTAACGATTTTGGGCTCAAATGAGAGGTTGAGCGAAATAGCAAGGAAGCTTCTGTCGTTTCTCCATTCCACCGGCCTGCTACGGGTGTGAGGCTATTACATATTTGAATATGTAATTCGCACTCCGACCTGAGAATGGTAGCAATACGCAAGACAGAGTCCAGTCTGCCGGAAACGCacaaggagaagaaggagagcggGACGAAAGAAGCGGTTGCTATGGCCGacatgtttccatgtcaacaataAATGGACCAAGCTTCTCCTGATAAACTAGCCAGAGGtaagtagctagctaggttatctagctagctatttaGTTAACTTGCTAGGCATAATCAAGTACATTTTAAAGACGAATGGCTCATAACGGCGTGCAATGGTTGCAACTAAGAGAACGTTAGTGAGAGGGCAAGACAACAACCCACACAagataactagctaacgttacagttTGCTAGTTTGGCAGAATACTTTGTAAGGCAGATACTTTAGTAAGATGTCTAGTTAGGTAGCTACCTGTTAAAGTTGGCTGTCATAGCTAATGTTACACGTATAAAGACTACcattactagctagctagctaacgttagctagtcaaCCCTGTGGACACCTTTCACCCATTTTTGAAAATTGCCTAAATATGCTTTACAATGTCATGCACGTCACTTTCCTGGCCATAGGCTACCCTGCAGTCACTACATTCCTTGCTTGTGCTGTCATGGATAGAAGAAGACGAAGTGAGGAGGACTAGGAGTGTCTCTTAAGTTCAGCCTTTTCTCATAGCTAGTACTTGACAAACATTGTGGCCCGAAGGCTAATGCTTCCATTCAAATGTGAGTGTGTTTTCTCTgtagaaggagaggggaatggcagagacaacagagagcaagaaagaggaGGCTGATTACAAGAGGCTCCACAGCTTCCCACTCATCAGGGTGAGACAGAGTCTTGCTGCTGTGACACATATGTGGATCACAAGTACAGGCTTTGTGACTGGGTTTCGTGGAGTAAATGGTGAGTGTTGTAATGTATTGTTCTGATTTAttcacagcacacagacatgccaGAGGAGATGAGAGTGGAAACGATGGAACTGTGTGTCACAGCCTGTGAGAAGTTTGCCACCAACaatgaggtcaggactctgtctgtccgtctgtccgtccgtccgtccgtccgtccgtccgtccacaCACTGTTCAACAATATTATTACAGCACACTCACTATTGCTTTAATCCACccactcagccagtcaggcaTTGTGTCAGCCTGCCTCACCATTCATGCCAGCAACCCGGTGTGTCCATCTGGACactggttgtctctctctcctcctcccctctgtatTTTACCCCCTCcatcacttcctctcctccctcaaagGCCCGATTCCAAACGGATCCCTCGTTCCTGTCCTCAGGTGCTTGTTATGGATAAGTGTTCTACCCCCAGTGGGCTGGATGGAGTTTCAGCCATATTGCTAACTCCTTTAATTTACTCTCAAATTCACAAGGGGGTTTTGACAAGGGTTTAGGGATAGGAGCCAGGGATTTGGTTTGGAATCAGACCAGACGGTCCAGTTATTATTGGCCGGATCCCATAACTTTAAATATCTGTGCGTTTAACTCTGAATTTTCGCTAACATCGTGAATTGATGAAAAATAGTAGATTTGCATGAAAATGTACATTTACAGCTTCAGATTTGGTTTCTGTAtgttctctaacctctctctcgctctctccatttcAGAATGCGGCGAAGATGATCAAGGAGTCGATGGATAAAAAGTTTGGCAGCTCGTGGCACGTGGTGATCGGGGAGGGCTTTGGCTTCGAGGTGACACACGAGGTGAAGAACCTGCTCTACATGTTCTTTGGAGGCAGcctggccgtgtgtgtgtggaagTGCGCTTAGCACACACACAGGCgctcacacaaaacacacacaggctacacacacacacacccctcccatccagtctgtctctgcctaacgagtgtgtgtatatatttatatacacatCCTGGATGATTCACCCATCTCTGAGCTATGCAgtcttttttttttgtcatttactgattgtgtatgtgtggtggtaatggagggtgtgtgtgtgtgtgtgtgtgtgtgtgtgtgtgtgtgtgtgtgtgtgtgtgtgtgtgtgtgtgtgtgtgtgtgtgtgtgtgtgtgtgtgtgtgtgtgtgtgtgtgtgtgtgtgtgtgtgtgtgtgtgtgtgtgtgtgtacacgtgtttgCGAGCGTGTGTGATGTCCCTTACGTCATTGATTGATTAGGCTAAGTCACTCTTGATATATTGTATTCAATATCAGCATGTCACACTCTTGACTTGTGTGTGCACATACAGTATGAAAATGACCAAGTCTTATCTGTATACAGATGTGATAGTTTCTACAGAACAGTGAGTTCACTGCATGAAGGAGTCTGGTGTCTCCTACTATCCTACTGATGGGATTCAGTGGGGCTGAAACACttgcactctctctttccctattacATTCTGCTCCACTTCTTTAACTCGAGGCAGCATGCGTGTTCTCATCATCTCCTCATGCTCACctttggagaagaaaaaaaaaatgcatCCAGCTCCATGTCTTTCCTCCACACCGCCTGTACGTTGGCACACTGTCGTCTCAGTGGGCTGCCATGCcatctgctgaaaaacatccttaCACAAGCACGCACCCTCTCTCAGTCGCTCTTATTGCTCTCAATTCACACACTCTGTTTCTCTAATCCTCTCTCTAGATTCTTGTTGCTCTCAATTCACACTCTCTGTTCTCTAATCCTCTCTCTAGATTCTTGTTGCTCTCAATTCACACAATCTCTGTTCTCCAATCCTCTCTCTAGATTCTCGTTGCTCTCAATTCACACAATATCTGTTCTCCAATCCTCTctagatatattatatattttatctCCGTCTTTAGTAGTATAGCTTTAGTCTTCACCTTTCAGACATGAGTCCCATAAGCCACCCTTGTCTATGTTTCTACTCCTCCTATAACTGATAAGATAGCACAGGGACTTTTATATCCTCTCAATGTACAGTAAATACTTGAATTTGAATGTGAAGATGGAATCTGATTTTGTATAGGATCGTCATGGGCTTTTTATGAAAGAACTTATTGTTGAAATCGTTATTTTCTGTCACACCACTGTTATAAGAATGTCATGGATAGGTGTCGTTGTTCTGAATTTGTATAACAACTGATGATATTACATGAGCTATTCTGCCTCTCTAGGCCTAGGCATTGCATTTCAATGAATATAAACCTAGGCATGCAGTCTCATTGCCACATAGAAACCTTTATGTTGCCAACTGTGGATGTCACCAGGTACCATAACACTGATGCGTTGTATTGTTGTTTTCACTTCAACACTGTGTGTTTGCATAAATTCATTGAACATGAAATTATTCCTGAAAGTGATTAAAAAAATTGAGTTTTTTCAAATCTTCCGATTTTGGGTGTTGTTTGTTGAAAGTGAATGACAGTATGTGGACCGgggatttatatatacagtatgtctctAGTGTCTATTCACTATAAAGCAAATGGGACGAAATGGGGAGGGACCTAACTGAATTTGTCCAGTAAGAAACACTTGTTTTGTttttccgttgcaaaacgtttGGTTATGCTATGCGCTGTTGAATACACCCCTTTGTGGACTAGGGAAAAGGGAGGCAGCAGGAAGTCTAGGAAAGGCAAAAACCCTGCAGAGCTCCCTTGTAATTAGCCACCATGCTAACACTACAATCAAGGGGCAACCCCCAACCCCCCCTTTAAAATGCAACAAGCAACAGAGTAATCTGCCCTTTGATGTAGTAGTTTCATATTAGAGAAGTCAATTTACTGCTAGGCCCTTGGTGGTCCTTCTTATCTATAGGACAAGCTCTAAAGTAAATGcatctatatacagtgccttgcgaaagtattcggccccattgaactttgcgaccttttgccacatttcaggcttcaaacataaagatataaaactgtatttttttgtgaagaatcaacaacaagtgggacacaatcatgaagtggaacgacatttattggatatttcaaacttttttaacaaatcaaaaactgagaaattgggcgtgcaaaattattcagcccccttaagttaatactttgtagcgccaccttttgctgcgattacagctgtaagtcgcttggggtatgtctttatcagttttgcacatcgacagactgacattttttcccattcctccttgcaaaacagctcgagctcagtgaggttggatagagagcatttgtgaacagcagttttcagttctttccacagaatctcgattggattcaggtctggactttgacttggccattctaacacctggatatgtttatttttgaaccattccattgtcgattttgctttatgttttggatcattgtcttgttggaagacaaatctccgtcccagtctcaggtcttttgcagactccagaatggtcctgtatttggctccatccatcttcccatcaattttaaccatcttccctgtccctgctgaagaaaagcaggcccaaaccatgatgctgccaccaccatgtttgacagtggggatggtatgttcagggtgatgagctgtgttgcttttacgcaaaacataacgttttgcattgttgccaaaaagttcaattttggtttcatctgaccaaagcaccttcttccacatgtttggtgtgtctcccaggtggcttgtggcaaactttaaacaacactttttatggatatctttaagaaatggctttcttcttgccaaaggccagatttgtgcactatacgactgattgttgtcctatggacagagtctcccacctcagctgtagatctctgcagttcatccagagtgatcatgggcctcttggctgcatctctgatcagtcttctccttgtatgagctgaaagtttagagggacggccaggtcttggtagatttgcagtggtctgatactccttccatttcaatattatcgcttgcacagtgctcattgggatgtttaaagcttgggaaatctttttgtatccaaatccggctttcaacttcttcacaacagtatctcggacgtGGCTGgtctgttccttgttcttcatgatgctctctgcgcttttaatggacctctgagactatcacagtgcaggtgcatttatacggagacttgattacacacaggtggattgtttgctgagtttgctgcactgaaagtaaaggggctgaataattttgcacgcccaatttttcagtttttgatttgttaaaaaagtttgaaatatccaataaatgtcgttccacttcatgattgtgtcccacttgttgagtcttcacaaaaaaatacagttttatatctttatgtttgaagcctggaatgtggcaaaaggtcgcaaagttcaagggggccgaatactttcgcaaagcactgtagcaaggcacttaaccctaattgctcctgtaagtccctctggataaaagcatctgctaaatgactcccttaGTGTGAGTGAACCTAAGAGCGTCCTATCTCCCTGGGGGTGAGTGAACCTAAGAGGGtcctggcttccgggttggatgcgcgctgtgttaagaagcagtgcggcttggttgggttgtgtatcggaggacgcatgactttcaaccttcgtctctcccgagcccgtgcGGGAGTTGtaacgatgagacaagatagtagctactaaaacaattggataccacgaaattggggagaaaaaggggtcaaattcaaaaataaaaaataaataaaaaagagctATCTCCCTGGGGGTGAGTGAACCTAAGAGCGTCCTATCTCCCTGGGGGTGAGTGAACCTAAGAGCGTCCTATCTCCCTGGGGGTGAGTGAACCTAAGAGCGTCCTATCTCCCTGGGGGTGAGTGAACCTAAGAGCGTCCTATCTCCCTGGGGGTGAGTGAACCTAAGAGCAATCCTATCTCCCTGGGGGTGAGTGAACCTAAGAGCAATCCTATCTCCCTGGGGGT
The sequence above is a segment of the Oncorhynchus gorbuscha isolate QuinsamMale2020 ecotype Even-year linkage group LG16, OgorEven_v1.0, whole genome shotgun sequence genome. Coding sequences within it:
- the LOC123999612 gene encoding dynein axonemal light chain 4-like gives rise to the protein MAETTESKKEEADYKRLHSFPLIRHTDMPEEMRVETMELCVTACEKFATNNENAAKMIKESMDKKFGSSWHVVIGEGFGFEVTHEVKNLLYMFFGGSLAVCVWKCA